In Amphiprion ocellaris isolate individual 3 ecotype Okinawa chromosome 3, ASM2253959v1, whole genome shotgun sequence, one genomic interval encodes:
- the LOC111586641 gene encoding ubiquitin-conjugating enzyme E2 H-like → MSSPSPGKRRMDTDVVKLIESKHEVTILSGLNEFVVKFHGPPGTPYEGGVWKVRVDLPDKYPFKSPSIGFMNKIFHPNIDEASGTVCLDVINQTWTALYDLTNIFESFLPQLLAYPNPIDPLNGDAAAMYLHRPEDYKHKIKEYIQKYATEEALKEQEEGGGDSSSESSMSDFSEDEAQDMEL, encoded by the exons ATGTCGTCTCCAAGTCCGGGCAAGAGGCGAATGGATACCGACGTGGTGAAACT CATCGAGAGCAAGCATGAGGTCACCATCCTGAGCGGCCTCAACGAGTTTGTAGTGAAGTTTCACGGACCGCCTGGAA CGCCGTACGAAGGAGGCGTGTGGAAGGTTCGGGTGGACCTACCAGATAAATACCCCTTCAAATCACCATCAATAG GATTTATGAATAAAATCTTTCATCCCAACATTGATGAAGC GTCAGGAACTGTGTGTTTAGATGTCATTAACCAGACATGGACAGCTCTATACG ACCTCACCAACATCTTCGAGTCGTTCCTCCCTCAGCTGCTCGCCTACCCAAACCCCATCGACCCTCTGAATGGAGACGCAGCCGCCATGTACCTGCACCGGCCGGAGGATTATAAACACAAGATCAAAG aGTACATCCAGAAATATGCCACAGAGGAGGCTCtaaaggagcaggaggagggaggaggcgaCTCCTCTTCCGAGAGCTCCATGTCAGACTTTTCCGAGGACGAGGCTCAGGACATGGAGTTGTAG